The genomic segment TATAAGCATGCAAAGATGATTAGGTGAGAACATAAATCTGTGTTGGATAAACTCACTGACACAAAGCACATGCAACTGTAGTCATTCACAAATAGGACAGGAGAACAGGCCTGCACACATCTTCATGACCACTTACATGAAATCAAATCAAGCTTTTTACTAAGGGAAGTTCTGTCTTCAGCTTTTAAATAGTAGTAATCACcactattttgttatataaaagCTTCACAGCGCAGTGTGGAGATTAATGAGCGACGTGAGGCATCTGTGGTCAACCTCAGAAATTTCCTGAACCAGCATGTGGAGGAACCCTGAGGTTTGACACCATTTCCAAACGTGGTTTCATGGCTTACGGCTCTGGGACCAGGCTGTTGAGTTTCTTCAATGCATGAAAACCAACAGAGAACGACCAAGGCATCCAGCATCTGTTCATagctgtttcattgttttgtctctaCAAAAAGCATCTGTAGTCAGATATTTGAATGGGTTAACTCTCTAAAATTACACATTGCTTTGACAAACAAAGGTAGGCATGTCAAATCAGGCATCTAAGTTAGTCATGACTCAATATCAATATCCTTTACTCAGGAAAGGTtactaaggttttttttttttttttttttgctgcactgATGCcataaagaaccatttttattTCCCTAATGAACCTTTTAGTGAATAGTTCTTAaaattttttgttattgtgaACAACagtttaataatctaaagaaactttttccactataaagaaacttttgtgcaatgtaaaggttccatggatgttaaaggttcttcatggaaccatcagtgccaataaagagcctttattttagatttgatatgaataaatagtgCTCATAAACAGCTGCTGAGATAGTATTCTCAAATGAAACAGAGTAGAGGTTTGGATTCTGAAACAGTATTCAATATATCACAAGGTAAACAAGCGGATAGAGTTTGCccttagcatgttgctaagctaacaactcTGATAAGCATAAAACGCAAAGTGGAAAGATATTGTAGCATTAAACAAAGTATACTAAGTATAATTTATCATATGTACTTTTGGGTGTGTTCACACTCAGAATCACCATgatcacaaaagaaaaaaagcgtTCACGTCTTTGTAGCATTCGTAATTACAACACAAAATGGCAGTGGCTTCTGCAGTAAAATGTAGTAAAAGCAGTTATCTGGTAATATTTCTGTATAATAACTCCAATGTCTTAACAATGCAAGaataatctgaaaataaacaaaagacaCACGATACAGTTTAATAGCACAGAGTAACTATCAAATGTGTACGTTTATTAATAAGGCATTTGCATAATGTCTGATAAGTTTTGCCATTAATAGTGTTGCTGTAGAAACACATAATTCTGAGAATGTAAACATCTCAGAGTAGGATGTTCATGATTGTAATCAAGTAACTAGGGTAATTACTACATGACATAAATGCAGAATTTATAAATCAACATTTTGCTCGACTGGGTCTGGATCTTGCCATTTTATAATTTGGCCATAATGATTAGCAGTTTCTCATACAGTGCTTACTGTGAATAATATCAATCCACAATCTGACTCATGATGCAGCCTGGAATCATAGGGCCTGGTCCCCCAaatgagcctggtttctcccaaggtttttttctccatttctgtcacctgatggagcttGGGTTCCTTGCTACTCTCGCCTTAAACATGCTGAGTTGGGGACTCTTAAtatcaaagactttagatataaaAAGACGGTGAACATAAGAGAAAGTGCAAagcgcaatatggcagaattAATCCtaccttctaaataaaagagccaatcgctgattgccGTTTGAAGCTCTGGGCTGTGTTTCCCAAGCATCTTgagctaagttgatcgtagagaccattggtggcaatggtctatgatctacttaggcttacaatgcttttgggaaatgcagccctggtTGCTACAGTCAGTGTTCTGAGACATGCGCTAAGGACTGtacatgcgcattggctggtccagcctgaaaaatgcagttttttgtcatgatttgagcgtttagaaacaaaatttatgtgACAGATGTTGTCAGAtctcattggtgatttcaaaaatgaaatttaattgtaAGATTGGTGAACAGcattggagaatttgatgttttaatTCAATGAAATAGGACTGAAATAGTATGGATGACTGAAATAGCTgtccgagaggcgtttcaaagatggccgccgagtaaAATGACTTGCCTTAGAGGgactttttttattactattcagcaatattattgatttgacagcaccgACGCTACTGGATTAGAACAAAACTTGagctgaactgagctggatgatgacactATTGATttctgctttatagctgaattgaatttgttgcctaattgacccttcgccgggagtttgattgacaggcgatctaaccaagcataacgccgaatctgccattttgtccgacaaagcagtcaggggagttagtagattaacgttggtggacttgaacttgaaaaaattatgtgtactgacatctttctgtggttgaaatgtGGTTGATTGGTTAATGAgcctgtcacgaatgtggctccctcggcccttcctccggaccgccggagggagccatcaccggaatactgatcagttctcattcggactacgtctcccatgggccctcattcctgggactgattgcacacacacctgcaccacatcacattcacactatttaagacacactcacacacacacacatcgcgaagtcttgatttgccttggtgatcatttctgagcgttttcccgtggactgttacctgttatcgtttggactgtttattctctgtgaccctttgctgcctgccctgatctttgcctgtttcttggactgtgattgtttgctgcctgccctgatccttgcctgtacactgactctgtttgtctgccgcctgcctcgaccattgcctgtcccagtttatgcctctgcctttgccctgtctgctcTGTAAGTTCTCTTAATAaacagctgcaaatggatccacattctgtcgactcATCATTACAGAGCCGCTTGATttgaggtgctacagcgatctgtcacgacacattaaagagccacaaaatggtatttattgtttaaatttctgtaaaaattacaaaatttgagactttgtttcatatcaaaagtaacctgccctgtcttgtctgtcgatacgttgtcagtgtcctctttgctccgcaatgtatttttcactgtgagaacatgatgtgtgggcTGTGAGCTGAGATGAACTCacttcataattgatgaactttacacagttattgaactgaactgaatcaacattgaactgaattgaccTGAATAACGATACGAttatcttctgtagagctgcttatagctcCAATATATAATGAAGTTTGCATCAATGATtatgttattttcctgtttatgattgtgaagctgctttgaaacaatctgtattgtataaaggtgacttgacttattGTCTTTATTGGATAGTAAGCCTGCTATCAAGGAATTACAGTAAGAGATCAAgtcaagttcaagatcaagtttGAGAGCTTTAGAGagaaaaaatatgaatacaaatgTGTGACTAAGAGAGACATGAAGTGATCTAAATGACCCACACCAATTTGTACTGCtgtgagtaatgggtgtgtgttggtgtgtgtgtgagcaggcAACCACGCGTGGGGCAAAACCACTCACCATCTGCCCCTCTTTCACCCAGTCCAGCTGAGGATGAACTCAGGACTGGTAGCGAAACCTCGCTGAGGGCGTCTGCTGGGGCAACAGTGACATCACTGATCAAACAAATACAAGTGCTTCTCATTTCTAATGTTGATAGGCTCAATGAAGTCAGAGTCTGTTGGACCTACCCATCAGTGTTTGAATAGCTGcataaatacagtttattcccTCCATGGTGTTCTAGAACTAAAGCTGTTTGCATATTTGCAATATAAATGACACTGTCATCCGCATATCTTGGCCGAATCTAATCATCTTTGAACTAATCGGAGTCCATACAGCCCAGAAACCTTGTTTCCTCAATTGCAACATGGATCAATTATCCCACTGAGCCTGGCAGACTACAGCAGCCGCAGAAATCTCATCTGCCTCACATTGATTTGGCCTTTCATATATTTGGCACTGTGTTCTTCTTGGCCCCTCAAAATGCCAGCTATGTGCAATTACTGCTGGAATGCTGAACAAAAGCCGTGCCGTGTCTCTGTGCTGGATTCAGTCTGGCCCCGGCGTAGTTGGAACTAGGTCACCACGTACTGCTGCAGCTGTGAGATGCTACAGAGCTTCGCTGACAGTACTGATGCAGAGTGCAACGGCCATGGCTAGTAGCGAGCAGGGTGGCAGCACAGTTTGCTAACATGGGTTAAAACAGGCATGGTAGTTACACTAGCTGTTAAACTTAAACTACAAGCGATCTAACATTTTCATCAGTTAATTCAAACAAACTGTCCTAAATTTTAAGGATAACATGCTTTCGAATGTCACCAGGCTCAGAATAATACAGCAAAGCCACATTTAATAGACATTGTCCTTTTACCTTCAATTCTTCTTCCATGTCTGACACCTTCTTCTCCAATGCTTCCTTTTCCTACACAAGCagacaaaataatcatattacaattttcaaaataaactataaaacaataaatagaaTGAAATAagagtttaaatattttatattataaaaaaaaaatgttcactttatattatgtttcattaactactatgtacttacattaaaaaagttaattgttaCATACAATGTccttgtgttcatgttgtattgcaatgTAGTCATATATTTAAGTaccaattaataataattaactacatagggttaaggttaggattaggtttggtttagggttagttgcaagtaattatgcacaatttattgtaattactatagtaactacatgtaatgtgtaagaaggacactgtaaaataaagttacccaaaacacttgtgctgctattgaggtggatatGGGTatggttagggacaggtttggtggtatgggtaggtttaaagGTCGGTTATggtgtaagggaagggtcaacagtgtgaTTACCGATGTGATTACTAAATTTAATTACATGcaggcattttaaaatacaagtacaatgtatcaaattattaattaaaaaattagtacatagtagttaaagactcttaatataaagtgggaccaaaaataatttgtaaattataattatattaaataattaaattaaattaaattaaatttaattgttGCTAAAATCAAGATGTTAAAGCAGAATAAAGAATTGGTTTATTGAAGTATTATGAGAACGGCATAAAGAAATATCAGTTCAAGATCTTAACACTAAAGAGAACAGACTGTAATTCCTCAGAAAGTGTCAATAATGATTATATAACgatgatatttatatataccCTTTTCTCTGATTCAAATACAGTGGACCTCTCTGATATTCTGTCCTGCCTCTGAAACACATTCACGAAAGATTAATGAGCAAAAGAGAATAATTGCACACAGAAACAAAactgtaaaggaacaaaataaaggcattttaaatacatattcaaagtaaaatatttaaaaaagctgACCAGTATCTAGATATATATTATTGTCTTTTCACAGATTGTGATTCCTTACAGATGCTGTGAGTTTTAACAAAGCCAGACCCTCGGGAGCCTGACTGGATTCAGAGGGCCAGCATGTGCTATTGTTTTTAATACAGGCCCCTCCTCTTGGCAGATGATGGTCATACTGGATGATTCAAGATCATAGAAATTCTCTCTCCCTATCTACTGGGATTGTCCTCTCACCTGTGCGACTCTGTCAAGCTGTGAGCGGATTTTGGTGAGCTCCTGTTTGCTGTCGTCCAGTCgagacttcagcttctcatttTCTGCCAGTGCGTCCTCATACAGCTGATAAAGTGAAACAAACAAGAGACTAAATTAGTATCTCCACTGGGAGATGTTTTCCTGTCGCTGGTCAACAGAAGACTGCTAATGGTCTGCACTGGATAAACACAGAATGCTATTAACTATTAAAAAGGAACTACATTCACATTAAGATATATGTACTATTTtgattttactctttttttGATGTTAGACAAAAGTTAGACACATACTGCAAGCATTGCGTATGTCATAAAACGCCTTTGTCTTTGGGGATAGTATATGAAGAATAATATCTAATATAACGAATGTCAGTAagtattttattaatcaaagtTATCCTGACCTTCTTATAGTCCTTGCTGGCAGAGTCGTCGTCTGTTTTGCTCAAAGAGGCGAGTCTGTTCTCTCGGCGTGTGTAGGTGCTGGTCCGAGCTGGAAGTCGGTCTGACGAAGACTCCACACCACTGGAGTCTGACCTGCTCATTAATAACAATCATCAAgtaagcatttttttaatgaatttatctaTCAGTAAACAGAAGCAAATTAAGGAATAATGTTTTTAGACAAGAAACAGAGAAGCTTACCTTGACGCCCGGTCTTGctacaaaggaaaaaaaaaagtttgattaaATAGGCTGAAATTGTCATTTAACATAAGAAGGTGATAGCCTCATTAAACTAACGAAAAAAGTACCAgaacatggtaacactttagtttagggtccaattctcactattaactagttgcttattgaCTATTTggatggcttaaaatgaacccaaaataggttggaaattaaaaatcagacacataattacaattacaggcaacaataataataatcaaaaggtgaacatttattaacaagcaatttaataaatttttattgtttaattattattcaataaacactaataaataatcatttattaaatatattaataaatgttaatttccaataTACTTTGGGTtaaagcaagcaatacagtaatttttaaacaatagttgggttaaataaaactaaaacaacccaatttctgggtttgtccattttcatcccaacttgggttgtttttaacccagcattttttagagtgtaggttTATTggggcaaaagtcatagttaatagttagttaatagtaagaattgggccctaaactaaagtttgaccaaaatatctcatttgtgtttcgaagatgaaagaaaatctgttgggtttggaataacatgagggtgagtaaaaaaatgatgacagaatttgtttaaactttattttgatggtccactttagacattctactaactataagtaactttgcaactacatgtcaactaactgtaattaattagtagactgttaggatATCAGGGTTGTAGAATAAGATgcacttgcaaagttacttatagtcagtagaatgtcttttggaggagcatcaaaataaagtgttagcagatattaagaaGACAATCTATTACTATAacactctaatgactgctagttgacattattattattaaaaaagtgcactttttaaaactgtacttaatgtgttaagaaacagtcatgaaaatgtactctctttaagttcACTTatgtggccttttatttcagtaatacactgtaaaaccttGCTGTAAAAAATGGCCAAATTCTGACAGTAACATGccattttccattaaaacagtaatataccataggaaaaaaaagcattctgggcaatatttgttgtttttgagaaaATAGCTTACAGGAATATACTGTGAATTAACAGCGCTTAACGTCGACACTCAGAGGCTGTGTTCCAAAACCAcactataccctcattcactattcttTATattcactaatatagtccacttaacagagtgaatgaaaacaagtgagtgaattcagacgcTGATAAACATCTTACAAGCAGAATCAGTGAAGGACAGAGAAACAAGAACAGGAAAAAGAGAtcagcagaaacacaagaactataACTGTCTTCCAGTGTGAAACCAGTTTACAAACCAGTTTgacattatttctttcatacatgTACAGAAGTTCTTGTTGAGAATGAACAGATTTAGATGTtggtgttttattgaaaataataaagtttgtggttaccattatggtgatcagtgtttgctttatttGGGCTTTTGACCCTTGACTCTTTAACATTAGTTTTTCTGGCTGCTGTGACAGTGTGTTTATAAAGAAGCACATttgttagagagagagagagagagagagagagagagagagagagagagagagaaaaaacagaaaGTTAATCAGATGTTTTTGGCAGTTGTGAAAATGCCATAATCGTCTTGGACTTGTCTGATTCACTGGTCTCTTTCTGTGTCTAATCTTTGATTTTATgggtattttaattttatatttattgattataGTAGCTTTGTCATTCTACAGCATGAGATGCAGCAATGTTAATAATGTAACACTTTTGATAAGAGATTAAACACTGGATGAGATCAGTGAATCAAGAGACTATATGATGGTTATATCATCATCAATACATAACTATCAGCATTCaataatcttttctttttttttttttttttttttttgtcataacaaATGTGACTTTGCAAAACACAGTTAAAGCAGCCAgaggagcccaactaaagcaaacactgatctccataatggtgacatcaaatcacacatcaacatctaaacttctgttaattcttaataagaacttctgtagatgtatgacagaaataacatcaatctggttagtaataagtgtaATAAGGTGtaatggctggaagtcagttgtagttgttgtttctgctcgtctcttctcttttttctgttcttgttgttcctctTCCCTTCAGtaattctgcttgttaacagcaggtgttcatcactaatgttACATATTCAACACTTACATattcacttaattatctcattgcAACACACAGTCAATGTTACTTTTACTCTTTGTAGTGTGAACACTACAGGATTTTCATGTggggtttaaagggttaaaagTGTAAGATAAAAAGACACACCCAAGTTATACTGGCAACACTGTTGCCAGTAGTTTACAGTAAAATTgagttttgtgggtcaccattgtgctgaaaagtagagcctgtgcttcagtccaggaCAAGATCAAGAAACATTGATATTAtactgcatgttgctttatttaacagGTGGTGACTGTGTAGTTGCTGATCCAGTGAAaatctctttatttatttttagtggtCTCAAGTGAAATAAGTTCACAGTAATACTATGCTCACATTATTAGCACATgataaatattagtttataaatttAATGACAGTTGGCCAATTTAAGGCAGTCAGTTTCTTCAaatgaatcaaattaattcaagttttattttagtgtattttagggtattttaaaaGTAGATTAAATTTAAGAACTGTACAATTAACAGTATATTACTGGCAACAGTGTTGCCAGTATTGTGCCATTAATTTATAGTGTATATTATCTGCAAGAACAGaattcaaaaaaattttttttttttttttttgattgggTGATCAGCAAACAGAAGAGTTTTTAAGTGTGATTGAATGTGATATAATTGAGCTGCAACAGCAGGTCAAACTGAGTCTGCTAGACTTATTAGTCTGTCAATGGGAGTCTGTCATGCAAAAGCCTGGAGCAAGAGTATGATTTCATGCAGTCACAAACTTGTGCATGTGTGTctacataaaaatgacattatgtCACAAAGTGTTTTTTATTACACCCACTTCCTCTCAGTTGAATTCACACCAACTCCAGTTAGCAATGACAGCACAACAGTTCATTGCAGGAGGATTTGTTCtctaataaatgttctattgtAATAAATTGTTGCTAATTTTTATAAGATAAAGATTTCTTTCCTACATTTTCCTTGTACGAGCATATAAATCAGTTTGTATTTATGAGAGCTAATCTTGTGGACAGTAAATCTTCTGAAAGAATATTTAATAGGCTTCCATTTTGGGTACATGTTTGTACGTAGACACACATTGTAAACAACACCATCCACCATCAGCGTTTGGATGACATTTCATCCTAACTAAGTATGTGCATAGATGGCAAATGACTCATGTAAAGGTCTGACAGTCCAAGCAGAAACATCCATAACAAAGATGGGAGGCTACACGCCACTTATAATTTAAAGTAGTTAAACTACAGTCAAGCTGTTCGGCGGGTGCAGATTCCACACAGGTCTGGTAATATGTTCTCTTTGCTTCAGATTTAAGGCTGTTGAGTCCAGAGAGAAAGCTAGAGAAGGAAAGGCAGAGAA from the Ctenopharyngodon idella isolate HZGC_01 chromosome 22, HZGC01, whole genome shotgun sequence genome contains:
- the LOC127504496 gene encoding protein phosphatase 1 regulatory subunit 12A isoform X4; its protein translation is MSSLYSRSKDLSSRSRKSLSDSPPSSPSPSTKTFRQDRASRSDSSGVESSSDRLPARTSTYTRRENRLASLSKTDDDSASKDYKKLYEDALAENEKLKSRLDDSKQELTKIRSQLDRVAQRQDRISERSTVFESEKREKEALEKKVSDMEEELKQTPSARFRYQS
- the LOC127504496 gene encoding protein phosphatase 1 regulatory subunit 12B isoform X6; its protein translation is MSSLYSRSKDLSSRSRKSLSDSPPSSPSPSTKTFRQDRASRSDSSGVESSSDRLPARTSTYTRRENRLASLSKTDDDSASKDYKKLYEDALAENEKLKSRLDDSKQELTKIRSQLDRVAQRQDRISERSTVFESEKREKEALEKKVSDMEEELKTPSARFRYQS
- the LOC127504496 gene encoding protein phosphatase 1 regulatory subunit 12B isoform X2, with the protein product MSSLYSRSKDLSSRSRKSLSDSPPSSPSPSTKTFRQDRASRSDSSGVESSSDRLPARTSTYTRRENRLASLSKTDDDSASKDYKKLYEDALAENEKLKSRLDDSKQELTKIRSQLDRVAQRQDRISERSTVFESEKREKEALEKKVSDMEEELKVLTELKSDNQRLKDENGALIRVISKLSK
- the LOC127504496 gene encoding protein phosphatase 1 regulatory subunit 12A isoform X1, with the translated sequence MSSLYSRSKDLSSRSRKSLSDSPPSSPSPSTKTFRQDRASRSDSSGVESSSDRLPARTSTYTRRENRLASLSKTDDDSASKDYKKLYEDALAENEKLKSRLDDSKQELTKIRSQLDRVAQRQDRISERSTVFESEKREKEALEKKVSDMEEELKTLPALARLQALRRGNARLLVENKAMLRTLACLTQTASLPETEDL
- the LOC127504496 gene encoding protein phosphatase 1 regulatory subunit 12A isoform X3; this encodes MSSLYSRSKDLSSRSRKSLSDSPPSSPSPSTKTFRQDRASRSDSSGVESSSDRLPARTSTYTRRENRLASLSKTDDDSASKDYKKLYEDALAENEKLKSRLDDSKQELTKIRSQLDRVAQEKEALEKKVSDMEEELKTLPALARLQALRRGNARLLVENKAMLRTLACLTQTASLPETEDL
- the LOC127504496 gene encoding protein phosphatase 1 regulatory subunit 12B isoform X5; protein product: MSSLYSRSKDLSSRSRKSLSDSPPSSPSPSTKTFRQDRASRSDSSGVESSSDRLPARTSTYTRRENRLASLSKTDDDSASKDYKKLYEDALAENEKLKSRLDDSKQELTKIRSQLDRVAQEKEALEKKVSDMEEELKVLTELKSDNQRLKDENGALIRVISKLSK